From the genome of Monomorium pharaonis isolate MP-MQ-018 chromosome 2, ASM1337386v2, whole genome shotgun sequence, one region includes:
- the LOC118644333 gene encoding uncharacterized protein LOC118644333, with the protein MQMCMLFCIRNQQTAVFRSNFLNVVRLSMSNRIEYLVKYSVAPPPSRDYYGLKVFQDEVILYLWKISHGPHKAPIVYHAKLIEFDQEKSLQDEIRRGFGKYLLQYVNNIAEGHRNTLLTLPKSIIGKISRYLKFTDIIKLSSLSHIAYEIFNTDLVWQILYTRDKKANISLEEKDGIIVYGWKQLYKAKQMQTIIKEQKKFQAPNLSVTNNAKTNKLLIKPINDPPKSVSNKTSTINTTKKNFESSMTTIPLSKTISDTRFRTYTKNVKPLLQKEDTKNTSSSFNVNETNVRKDTIKSKMKTGKQEIGSVSKCNKIFGKQINQTTKSEKFSNKINISNTNLNKIDNINTKLTSTQESKLKSKTQTASKTSNFKNTLKNIKASSVLTQNLHSKTQLRDKSKKKEIATKSQILNTDKVLSEDPFIVGDDRIDLADLIEASLTNIRSPRSIFDYDFSCVQKSNKPKDIMDIRNEIQNKLKELKSTESNAITNNFSNKIIQNERTLEKVSKEFEPFSEASNEYLVNDKSVLSKGNNKSFSLSEKYMKAREELLKCLDLKQNDPEFSQWDPDISF; encoded by the exons atgcaaatgtgcatgtTATTCTGCATTAGAAATCAACAAACTGCGGTGTTCAGATCAAACTTCCTCAATGTAGTTCGGTTGAGTATGAGCAACAGGATTGAATACTTGGTGAAGTATTCAGTTGCACCTCCGCCCAGCAGAGACTATTACGGTTTGAAAGTTTTTCAGGACGAG GTAATTCTGTATCTATGGAAAATTTCTCACGGGCCTCATAAAGCACCGATTGTATATCACGCTAAACTTATTGAATTCGATCAAGAAAAATCCTTGCAGGACGAAATACGTCGCGGATTTG gtaaatatttattacaatacgTGAACAATATTGCTGAAGGGCATAGAAATACTCTTTTAACTTTACCAAAATCAATAATCGGAAAAATATCAAgatatttaaagtttacagacataattaaattatcttcatTATCACATATCGCATATGAg ATATTCAATACTGATTTAGTTTGGCAGATACTTTATACGAGAGATAAAAAAGCCAATATCAGCCTAGAAGAAAAAGACGGAATTATAGTTTATGGTTGGAAGCAATTGTATAAAGCCAAACAAATGCAGACAATAATTAAAGAGCAAAAG aaatttcaaGCTCCAAATTTATCAGTtacaaataatgcaaaaactaACAAGCTATTAATAAAACCTATTAATGATCCACCAAAATCTGTCTCTAATAAAACTTCAACTATTAACAcgacaaagaaaaattttgaatcttCGATGACTACAATCCCACTTTCCAAAACGATATCCGACACTCGATTTCGCACATATACAAAGAACGTGAAGCCACTTCTACAAAAGGAGGACACAAAAAATACCAGTTCTTCATTCAACGTGAATGAGACAAACGTCAGAAAGGATACCATTAAATCAAAGATGAAAACTGGAAAACAAGAAATTGGAAGTGTTtctaaatgtaacaaaatatttggcAAACAAATAAATCAAACAACAAAGTCAGaaaagttttcaaataaaattaacattagcaacacaaatttgaataaaattgacaatattaatacaaaattaacatcaacacaagaaagtaaattaaaatctaaaacgCAAACTgcttctaaaacgtcaaatttcaaaaatactctaaaaaatatcaaagcaTCTTCagttttaacacaaaatttacaTAGCAAAACTCAATTAAGggataaatctaaaaaaaaggaaattgcGACCAAGTCTCAAATACTTAATACTGATAAAGTATTATCCGAAGACCCTTTTATAGTCGGAGATGACAGAATCGACCTAGCTGATCTAATCGAAGCAAGTTTGACGAATATTCGAAGTCCGCGAAGCATATTTGATTATGATTTTAGTTGCGTACAAAAATCGAACAAACCAAAAGATATTATGGATATTAGAAACGAAATTCAGAATAAgttgaaagaattaaaatctaCTGAAAGCAATGCCATCACAAATAACTTTTCCAACAAAATAATTCAGAATGAAAGAACTCTAGAGAAGGTTTCAAAGGAATTTGAACCGTTTAGTGAAGCATCCAATGAATATCTCGTAAACGATAAAAGTGTTTTATCAAAAGGAaacaataaatctttttcattgTCTGAGAAGTATATGAAAGCTCGAGAAGAACTTCTAAAATGTTTAGATTTGAAACAAAACGATCCAGAATTTTCTCAATGGGATCCagatataagtttttaa